The following proteins come from a genomic window of bacterium:
- a CDS encoding uroporphyrinogen-III synthase: protein TAAVLLPGPEKRLAEPRTTLAAAGFAVTELPLYRTVGVPASDLPEAPPADGDVVFFCSPSAVDAFVAAYAERPACVAIGETTAVACRRAGLQVTVADEPSLQGMARACGLELHDSPDPPE, encoded by the coding sequence CGACGGCCGCAGTCCTGTTGCCGGGGCCCGAAAAGCGCCTGGCCGAGCCGCGCACGACCCTGGCGGCGGCCGGCTTCGCCGTCACGGAGCTGCCCCTGTACCGCACGGTGGGCGTGCCGGCTTCCGATCTGCCCGAAGCGCCCCCCGCGGACGGAGACGTGGTATTCTTCTGCAGTCCTTCGGCGGTCGACGCGTTCGTCGCCGCCTACGCCGAGCGACCGGCCTGCGTGGCCATCGGCGAGACCACCGCCGTCGCCTGCCGCCGGGCCGGTCTTCAGGTCACCGTCGCGGACGAGCCGTCCCTGCAGGGGATGGCCCGGGCCTGCGGCCTGGAGCTACATGATTCACCCGATCCCCCGGAGTAA